ATTTGTTAGTATCTCATTGCGAAGCACATTTGTGAAACCCGTGGAAGCATACATTTTCATGGCAGTTCATGCAAAGACTCTCCAACTGCATAACACCAGTATCATCGTTTCTCTCCACCAAGTCGCCAGGCTTCTGGAAGGCTGGCTCCGCGGCATTGCTCGTTTGAGTGTCTCCGGACATGGTGATGTCTGTGTTTGTTTGGTAGTTGTATAGTATTTGACTGACTTCGGTGATgcgaaagggaaaaaaaaaaaaaaaaggcgggGTGGCGGGCGATAAGAGTCAGGTCACTCGCGAAAGATAACAACAGCAGACTCaagatggaaagagaaatcTCCGAAAGGAAAGAGTAATGCGACACGTTTATATACTCTTTTAGACTGTCACAAAATTATACAAAAGccggaggaaagaaaaaaggcgCGGGAATGTTCCTTGGGCTTCCATTTAGTTATCGCCAGTGGCGGGACAAAGCGCTTAGTCAGACGGCGAATTTGGGGTACGAACTACGAGACTTAATGGAAATAGAGTAGGGCTATGTCCATCATGGGAAATCATTGCAGCACTTCATTGTAATTAGCTGAAAATTGCTTGAAAACTACTATGCGTTTCCATAATAACACATCAGGACGCATACTTGCCCCGTTTTCTCGCACATGCGCCGATAACTGACGGTAGTTAGCCATGTCAAAGCAACCGGGAAGGGGAGACTtataagaaaaaaagaggccGCTTcctccgaagaagaagcggcaGTCCATGAGCAGCAACTGCGCCTGGAAACGCTCGGTTTCGGTGCCTCAGAACTATATCCCACAGCCCACCGAGTCCGTCAAATAGCATCCAAATCCTCGTACCGAAGCACAAGTATCGCTTTCTTCGCCCGGTAATCAACTCGCCAAGGACGGCACCAGAATGTCTAGGAGTGACTCAATGACCAAACGGCAACGCAGACAAGCCTAGACTTTGATCCTCACTCGAGAGAGGTCCCACGTGGTACCGTTTGCCACTAAGTATTCCCAAACAAGGTGTCAGCCAGATTAGACGAAATTGAACGTTGCAGACGAAAGAACTCGTTTTGCTTCAATGGAGAAACTTGTAGCTTGAACTTATAAAACCAACGCCCACGTGTTGCTGAAACAGAAACTGAACAACCAGACCGCAGTAGCTCGATGGACACAACTTGCGTTGCCAGTCGTCCTCTCACGTCCGTTGTAGAGGAGGGAAGATGGCTCGGAGTCATTCTGAGATATGCTCAGTCGATTTTGCTCGAAACACCTCAACTCCCAAAGACTGTTAGACGGGCGGATAATGCCATCCGTGCCATTCCTAGACCGCTAGGAACAATCATCTCGTGTGTGGTACAGTACCCCCAAGGACAAGTTTTTGTTTCCTCTCCTCAACACCGAAGTGTCTTGGAGGGCGTTTTGAGAAGCGAACAAAGAACATCCACAAAAACCGCTTCCTTCTCCCGGGAGGGAGGTGACGAAACATAAAATTTCGTCGTTCTATCGCCGCCCATCAATCTATTTGCAACCTACATTGCAAAGAGATGGTTAACACGGTCGATCGGGATCTTCATTCGAAGCACGAGTCTATGGCTGATGCCGCGATTCGAGGTCGTCTAGCCACAGGAGCCGGACCCAAGAGGTGGAGAACAGGTACAAAATACCCAGGTATTTCGAGGTTGGGAACATGCACGGGACAGCAGACGTGCTATGGTTGGAGGGGTGACAGTAACCGCATGGCACGAGAAACTTCGGTTTTTGCAAATTGATCACCATCCGGAATACGGCAACAAGCCAAAATTCTTCGACGGCATCACTCAGGGAGTAATAGCCGATCAAAGGACCATTCGGTTCAGAAGTACAAAAGACCTCGCGACAACGAAACTTTCCGAGCAGCGCCTGGGCACATTCGAAAAACAAGTTGATTCCGACGAGCGAATCTTCGGCGTTCCAACTTCCTGGCCGTTTGTGGGCAACTGTCAAGACAGAATTGTTGCATTCATGGTGGCCAGTGTTTGCAAAACACAGAATGAAACACGATTATGGGTGGAAAGAACTGGCCCCGTAACCAACCACTGCATTGTCGTAAAAAGCTCCCAAAGACAACCTCCAAAACAAGAGGTGCCCGACATGTTCCACCTGCTCTCTCTCCAGGAGTTCACAGCTCAGGCATAGAACGAACATCCCATTGTGACCAGCATACTACGTCCAGCATTGGTAAACCGACGCGTGCCCCTTCTGGGAACTTAGAACGCATAGTAAACCGTCTTTCAATGCCCTGTCACGGGCTCTGGACATCAGATACCTTTTCGTCTCCTCGCTCCGAGCAAGAACGACTCAACTAGTCAGAGTATCCGGCATGCGTAAACCGTGAAACTGCTGCCGCAGCAGTGACGCGACCCAGCGTATTAGGGTTAGGTTCCCAATTCTCGACCACCTCCTAGGCAGCTCCCTAACACACGGTACCAGATGGTGCCGGAGACATACGAGTGCTTTCAGAGAGCTTGGAAAAGCGTGGGGCAAGAATTGGAAAGCTATGTGGGGGGTAGGTTCTGTACAAGTGCGCCTGCAGCTGCAGGCAGAGAGCTGCGACCAAGCGACCGAAGGAATGAACATGGAAACACAACTGCACGTCATCGTAGAAATTGAGTTCGATAAGGCATTGAGAAGAGCAAAAACCGTAATGACCGAGAATTCAACATGACAGCTCGACTTTTCACTCGCAACGCCGTTTGAGAGGGATCAACATCGCAGTTGTTGGTTGTGAGAAAGAAGTCGCTGAGGGAACAGCAGCTGATACGACGCGACGCGATGGCGCGTGATCAACCAACGGTATGGCCGGATTTGGTTAGTGCAAATTTAAAAGGCGGTGGCTGGTAATGCCGAGATTTATGCATGACATATATCACGTGATGTATATCGCCTCCACGCCCGATATTTGCTGGATAAACGAAACTCACTGGAGTATAGTCGACCTGTCTTGGACAATGGGAGATCCTGTACGGACTAGAAAGGCGTTTGAAGCCGCCAGCGAGTTTCTGAATCCGGCTCTTCAAAGAGGCATGCAGTACTTCACTATCATGAAATTCAGCTAGAGCTAACCAACATAAGAGGAAATCCAGAAATCCCGTGGAACTTCTCTTCTGGATATATTCAACAGCAATCTACCGGATCCAGCTTCGGGTGACGCCGTGAGGTCTACTGTTATTGGAAAAGCATTAGACATTCTCTCACGCATCCATGGAGCCTTCacagcagaggaagagaagccaCAAGTCAGCCACGAAACAGAGGATGTTGCTCTAGAAGATGCAAAGCGCCGCCGGATGCTCCATGCACTACTGGATCTCATCTCCTTGGAGGGCATTTACCCATCATTATCAACCGGAGTGGGAATACCTCTCCAGCAGAGAGTGATTTCCGTTTTGCCCGCAGGAGTTATTGCCAAACAGTCTGATGCGCCTTCAAGTGGCAAACCTCATGATGAGTTGCTATTAGACCATATCATGCTCACGCTTTCTGATATTACCCTTGATACAAGGCCTAGCATACAGCCTGTTGTTCGTGGCCGGATCCTCAGCGACATCATCAGCGGGTCGTTGGATTTAGCGTTCAATTCGAAGTGTATATCCGCAGAGAGGAGGGGTTTTTATCAGAAAGTTTCTTCCAGGATCATTGAGGAGTATGTCTTGGGTGTAGATTTTTTTTAATTGTTGCACATACTGAGACAGCACAGGACCCCGAGCTCCGTTCTCTTGTCAACGTTATCGGCCTTTCTCCAGTCTGTTACTGCGCCATGGTTCAAGGTAAAAGTCTCCGGCTACATATCCCGCGTTCCTCTGCGCCAGGAAGGTGTCCTGCAGACGATCCTCTTCGTCATGTCCCAATTCGCGCCTTCGCTGGGTCGTGAAGTGCAAGGCCAAGCATCTAACGGACCGCATTTCACCGTGCAGGCCATCATGCACGTCTCCCGGCTACTATCTTCTGTCCCGCAAGACATGGACCCGGTTGTTTACTTTTCTACGATTGCAACTCAACTGTTATCATTGCTTGACGGAGATGACCAGGATCTGAAAAAGACCGCATCATATGTCGTCAGCAGTGGAATTTTGGGCAAACGGGCATACGGGGCACCTGGGACTATAGGGCATACGATATTCGTGGAACCGCTCTTCAAAGCTCTTACGGCAGAACTTGATAATTCTGCCAGACGATGGATGACTACTTCTGGCGATGCAAGTGATGATTCTTCAGGTCAAACTCTCACTGATGGGTCCACGCTACATCTTGCTATCGACAGGCTCAAGACCCTGACGCTCCAGCATCCGAACCCAGGACTCGTGAAGAGACTCGTGTATCCTATACTTGTCCCACTCTGGGGACTAACCTCTTTCGCCGTGGAACAGCAACAAACGGCTATCCATGAGAGCGTTATGGCGTTGCTACAGACATATTTCGGTATTTCTGTAGGAGTGCAGCCGCTCAAGAAACTCGTTGATCACCTCCTATGGAACGGAGGTGCTAAGTGGACATACGGACTGGATTCTAAAGGCCAGATATCGTTGAAAAAGCGCGATCCGTCTCACAAGGATCAATTCAACGTCATCCAACTCATGGATTCGTTACAATCGCGTATCGAGATATTTGTTAGGTTACTAGGATCCGATCCAAGTAGTGAAGAGCGAACTGGAGATATCTTTCTGTACGTGAGTGAGACGTGGCTCGTCAACGACTCCTCGGCACAGCGTCCACTGGATCAATTGCAGCTTCCTTCGGAGAAAGACGAATCGGAAGTTATTTTTCAGAAGTTGGTCAGCGCCAAACTAGCAGAGAAGCTGCTGGATAACTTCAAGGATACCCTCTCCCGTCGTCCTATCCGGGTTCTTGAGCTCATCAAACAGATCATTGACAGCGAAGCTGGTCGGGTATCTACACGGACAAAGACGAAAGATGTGTCTCTTTCATCTTTGGCTAGCATTGTCAACAAAGACGAAGAACAACCAGAATCTTCAACCGAGAAGGACTCGACTGAGTCCCTATCTACAGCATTCAGTCTACTCTCTACCGTCTTCGCCTCTCCAGAATTTGCCGTATCGAACGAAACCCGACCAGTTCTGGAAAGCATCAAAACACAACTAGACCTATTGACACCACACCTACTATCATCACTCACGACACCAGCTACGACATCATCCATGCTACTCGAGATACACCTAACATCCCCAGAGCACATCGGAGCCAAACAAACACTGCCCAACGTCTCCGACCTAGACACCCACCGTCAAGCTCTAAAACACCTCAACTCCCACCTCCCACCAGTCCAAGCAGAAGGTTTCTCATTGCTCTCTAACCTGATCAAGAAATCCTCACCAGTCCTCGATATCCCATCTACCCTGACTCTCCTCCTATCAATCATTACAAATGAAACCGAATCAGTGGCCAACGAGGAGTTCATCTACCTAAACGCAATTAAACTAATCGGCACCCTCGCCTCCCGACACCCCCGCACCGTTGTCAAGACGCTCGTCGACCGATACATGGATAAATCCGAGACCGCGACTCTCGACCAACGGCTGAAAATCGGCGAGTCCCTACTCCGTACCGTTCAGGATCTCGGGGAGGCACTTACAGGCGAAACGGGAAAGATAATAGGTGAAGCTATGGTATCCGTTGCAGGACGACGAGGCCACAAACCGCAAGCACAAAAGGCTCGCAGAGAACAACTTGAAAAGGAACAGCGGCAACAGGAACGTGAAACCCGTCGCAGGGAGAAAGAAAATGCCATGGCACCCGGTTGGAAGGTCACTTCTGCCTCGATCGCGGAAGAACTAGGGAAGCATCTTCAAGGGcacgaagatgaagatgaagatgaagacacCGAACCACCCAAGCAAAACGCCCACGCTGCGAATATCCTCTCCGCTTGGGCAGCGGGTGCCCAGTCGGATGAAGAACCAGACGACCTCCGCGTCCGCGCGTCCGCCCTATCTATCCTCGCATCTGCGGTGCAGACAAACCTTGCAGGCTTAGGTCCAGCAATCACATTTTCGGCTGTGGACCTCGCTCTCGCGACTCTTACTCTAGAACCAGGTGATGAATTCGCGATTCTTCGTCGTGCAAGTGTGGTTCTGCTCCTTGATATCCTCAAGGCTCTCGACACAGCGCGCGAAACACGCGGAACGGCGCTTGGTTTCGGGTTCTCTCTTTCAGAAGATCCTTCCCAGGGTGCTAATGATCCTGATAAGGGCTCTGGGTCCACGATCGGAAGTCTACCGCCTATGCTCCGGACTTTGCATTTTGTGGAGGGTCGTGAGACGGATAGTATTGTCCGGGGCCATATTCGGGTTCTGATTGAGAACCTTGAGGCCTGGACGGAGAAGTCGTTGCTGTGGGGTATTGGGGCACGGGAGACAGATGCGGAGGAAAACGAGCCGAGATTCGAGCTGGGTAATAGGATTGCTGGGTTGAGCGTTGATCCTTTGGCTGATAGGAGTGCACGACCCAAGATCGAGGAGATTGAGTAGGACGCCTCCATACCTACCCGCAAACTACTCGTTACGTGAATTCAATATGCAAGGGTACCTTGCACCGATTTTCGtcatattattattcatgCTAGATATTTAGTGCATATGTGATTAAATGTAAACATCCCATCCCACAACCGCCATCCCATGGCAACCCAGAAATAAACACCGAGAAACATATAGATACACCGAACAACTATCCATCACGACCTCTGTAAAGTACTATATCTCCGCAAATCGAAGCATCCGGTTTGCCTGCATGAATCGACTTGAAAAGCGCAAAGGGAAAGACAGATCCGATGAGATGGTAACAAGGATGACCGTCTAAAGACGGATGCAAACGCTTCATCACATCAATACCGACGGTTTCGGCCGCGACCGCCTCCATGTCCACGGCCGTGGCCAAACCCGCGTCGCATGGATGTACCGCTGCCTCCTGTTCTGGAATGATCCGTCCGTGGACCGGCAGCGGCACGCGCCCGACTGACTTCTTCGCTAACATAGAATTTATTCTCAATGCCAATAAGTTCACAAATCTGGGCGGTTTGAGGGTTATTATAGTCTAACGGCATTTGCTCTGTCGTGATAGGAACCGATTCATCATAAACTGGAGCGGTGATGGTGAAATTTTCCGGAACATCGAGTTTACCGGGCTTAACCACATTCTCTTCTATCCATTTCTCCTCCTCGATGATCTGAGGCTTGTAAACGGCGTTCCCTTTGTCGGGACAGGGGGTATCATCGGGATTGCCGCCTAATTCAAGGTCGTTGGCAAAAACCCGAAGAATCGCTAGCCACTCCTTGTCATACTGCAAGCGGTAAGGACGCTGAGATTGCACGCCATCCT
The sequence above is a segment of the Aspergillus chevalieri M1 DNA, chromosome 6, nearly complete sequence genome. Coding sequences within it:
- a CDS encoding RTP1/Tango6 family protein (BUSCO:EOG09260RNZ;~COG:S;~EggNog:ENOG410PKWD;~InterPro:IPR019451,IPR016024,IPR039600,IPR019414;~PFAM:PF10363,PF10304), whose product is MARDQPTVWPDLKSRGTSLLDIFNSNLPDPASGDAVRSTVIGKALDILSRIHGAFTAEEEKPQVSHETEDVALEDAKRRRMLHALLDLISLEGIYPSLSTGVGIPLQQRVISVLPAGVIAKQSDAPSSGKPHDELLLDHIMLTLSDITLDTRPSIQPVVRGRILSDIISGSLDLAFNSKCISAERRGFYQKVSSRIIEETPSSVLLSTLSAFLQSVTAPWFKVKVSGYISRVPLRQEGVLQTILFVMSQFAPSLGREVQGQASNGPHFTVQAIMHVSRLLSSVPQDMDPVVYFSTIATQLLSLLDGDDQDLKKTASYVVSSGILGKRAYGAPGTIGHTIFVEPLFKALTAELDNSARRWMTTSGDASDDSSGQTLTDGSTLHLAIDRLKTLTLQHPNPGLVKRLVYPILVPLWGLTSFAVEQQQTAIHESVMALLQTYFGISVGVQPLKKLVDHLLWNGGAKWTYGLDSKGQISLKKRDPSHKDQFNVIQLMDSLQSRIEIFVRLLGSDPSSEERTGDIFLYVSETWLVNDSSAQRPLDQLQLPSEKDESEVIFQKLVSAKLAEKLLDNFKDTLSRRPIRVLELIKQIIDSEAGRVSTRTKTKDVSLSSLASIVNKDEEQPESSTEKDSTESLSTAFSLLSTVFASPEFAVSNETRPVLESIKTQLDLLTPHLLSSLTTPATTSSMLLEIHLTSPEHIGAKQTLPNVSDLDTHRQALKHLNSHLPPVQAEGFSLLSNLIKKSSPVLDIPSTLTLLLSIITNETESVANEEFIYLNAIKLIGTLASRHPRTVVKTLVDRYMDKSETATLDQRLKIGESLLRTVQDLGEALTGETGKIIGEAMVSVAGRRGHKPQAQKARREQLEKEQRQQERETRRREKENAMAPGWKVTSASIAEELGKHLQGHEDEDEDEDTEPPKQNAHAANILSAWAAGAQSDEEPDDLRVRASALSILASAVQTNLAGLGPAITFSAVDLALATLTLEPGDEFAILRRASVVLLLDILKALDTARETRGTALGFGFSLSEDPSQGANDPDKGSGSTIGSLPPMLRTLHFVEGRETDSIVRGHIRVLIENLEAWTEKSLLWGIGARETDAEENEPRFELGNRIAGLSVDPLADRSARPKIEEIE